A genomic region of Solanum dulcamara chromosome 2, daSolDulc1.2, whole genome shotgun sequence contains the following coding sequences:
- the LOC129880203 gene encoding transcription factor MYB124-like, producing the protein MQSAMKKKATTNSSSNGNSAEAAKPKERHIVSWSQEEDDILREQIRIHGTDNWTIIASKFKDKTTRQCRRRWFTYLNSDFKKGGWSPEEDMLLCEAQKIFGNRWTEIAKVVSGRTDNAVKNRFTTLCKKRAKHEALAKENSNSFINLNNKRVIFPDGLNIDNITEAAAPIKKLRRSDISDVLQIGNSREKSVGDCGTTTHPLQRHPFAVLAQNLHNAGESLASHQLTTENASDNKTQGTFLKKDDPKIHALMQQAELLSSLAMKVNTENTDQSLETAWKILQDFLQQTKDGDELKFQLPEMNFEPDDYKNLIADSRSSNEGSRPSWRQPALSEDSAGSSEYSTGSTLLSHALADKTEESQAEVCAHHQDVESELRTSQLSDQAELHELENGTSCYVSTTRDTLPACDEEKANNGPATAECEFLNTDFSSPLQVTPLFRSLAAEIPTPKFSESERQFLLKTLGVESTSLHPSTNLSQPPSCKRALLHSL; encoded by the exons atgcagAGTGCTATGAAGAAAAAAGCAACTACTAATTCTAGTAGTAATGGAAATAGCGCTGAAGCTGCAAAACCTAAAGAAAGACATATTGTTTCTTGGTCTCAAGAG GAGGATGATATACTAAGAGAGCAAATTCGAATCCATGGAACAGACaa TTGGACGATAATCGCATCAAAGTTCAAGGATAAAACAACAAGGCAATGTAGAAGAAG ATGGTTCACTTATTTGAACTCTGATTTCAAGAAAGGAGGGTGGTCACCTGAAGAAGATATGCTTTTATGTGAG GctcaaaagatttttggtaACAGATGGACTGAAATTGCTAAGGTGGTCTCAGGCAG GACGGATAATGCTGTGAAGAATCGGTTCACTACGCTGTGCAAAAAAAGAGCAAAGCATGAAGCTTTGGCTAAAGAAAACAGCAATTCATTCATTAACCTGAATAACAAGAGGGTTATATTTCCAGATGGCCTTAACATTGACAACATAACAGAAGCTGCTGCTCCTATTAAAAAGCTGAG GCGGAGCGACATTTCAGATGTCCTTCAAATTGGTAACAGCAGAGAAAAATCTGTTGGTGATTGTGGAACTACAACACATCCATTACAAAGACATCCATTTGCAGTACTAGCTCAAAACTTGCATAACGCTGGGGAAAGTTTGGCATCTCATCAGCTGACAACTGAAAATG CTAGTGACAACAAAACTCAAGGAACATTCCTTAAAAAGGATGATCCAAAGATACATGCTTTGATGCAACAAGCAGAGCTGCTAAGCTCACTGGCAATGAAAGTCAATACAGAAAATACAGATCAAAGCCTTGAAACTGCTTGGAAG ATACTCcaagattttcttcaacaaACAAAGGATGGTGATGAGCTCAAGTTCCAGCTCCCTGAGATGAACTTTGAACCTGATGATTATAAGAACCTGATAGCAGATTCCAGAAGTAGTAATGAAGGCAGTCGACCATCTTGGAG GCAACCTGCTTTATCTGAAGATTCTGCTGGCAGCTCTGAATATAGTACGGGATCAACTCTGCTATCCCATGCACTGGCTGATAAAACAGAAGAAAGCCAAGCTGAGGTCTGTGCGCATCATCAGGATGTTGAATCTGAATTACGAACTTCTCAGTTGAGTGATCAAGCTGAACTTCATGAATTAGAAAATGGAACCTCTTGCTATGTATCAACCACTCGAG ATACTTTGCCAGCTTGTGATGAAGAAAAAGCGAATAATGGACCAGCTACAGCTGAATGTGAATTTCTGAATACAGATTTCAGTTCTCCTCTTCAAGTAACTCCATTGTTCAGATCTTTAGCTGCAGAAATTCCCACTCCAAAGTTTTCAGAAAGT